The segment TACTTTTTAGAGAATGGGAATTATTTTGTGAAGTGCTTATGATAAGCAACCTTTAGAAATAGGTAAACAATATAACATTGAAAACATAAAAAAAATACTTGCTTATTTTAAAACGAGTTTTACTAATTATAGATTAATAACATATTACCAATCTACCCTAAATAAAAAGTTCGGCACAAAATTAACGGCATATTTATCTAAAACCAAAATCGGGTCATTTGGTATGTTATTCCCTGTATAATCTCTACCAATATGGTTTTTTTGACTATAAACATTCCTTATTGAAAAGCCTATCTTCCCTTTTAAACGAGAGTCTTTACTAAAAGAAAAAATATAAAATGAAGAAAGATCTAAACGATGATAATTTTGAAGCTTTCCTGTGTTAATTTCATCAAAAACAATACTATTGTCATTTGGGTCTACGTTTGAAATTGTATAGGGCTTTCCTGTGTGCCATTTCCAACCTAAAGCAACTTGTAAATTTTTAGTTTTGTAAGCTATAGAAGTAGATAAAGCTTGCCTTATTTCATTACTAGAAGTAAAGTATTTATTATCATTTATACCATCATATTTATTCTTAATATCTGTAAAAGAATAACTAATCCATGTTTTTATTCTGTTAAAATCTTTTTTTACATAAATATCTGTTCCAAATATTTTCTGTCTACCATTATGAAACCTATTATTTCCTGCACTTAGAAAACCTAAAGAAAGTGAAGTTATTCCAGAGGTGTTTTTTATATAAGTATCAATATCAAAACTCCATTTATTTTTTTGATATAAAAAACCTGCAGAAATTTGTTTGCTATTTATTATGGGAGCTGTATTACCATCTGCTAATCGCCAAAGTTTATTTTCAAGAGATAAATCACTTAAAACGGTTTCTTCTATTTGACTAATAATTTGATTTCTAATTTCTCCCGAAAATTGAAATTTTAAATTTTGGGTGATATTTTTTAACAACAATAATCTTGGTTCCAATCTAAAAGCATTTAATTGGTTATAATAAGTTGCTCTTAAACCTATATCAAAATCAAAATATTTGAAATTTCTATTTGAAAAATTTCCAAAGATGGAATATGTGTCGACTTTAGAATTATTTTTATCTAAAATATAGCGTAAATCTTTTGTTTCAATAAAAGAATACTTTACATTTTTAAAAGAAGATTGATAACCAAAGTTAAATAAGTTTGCCTTTTCAGTTTCTAATGAAAACTCAGTTAAAAAATTAGTTTCCTTTATGGTATTCTCTTTATTAAAATCTGAAACTTGGCTACCATTCTTATTTGTTATAAAATTATAACTTAATCCATAATTAGAATGGCTAATCTTTGTTTTTTGTGAAATGTTTTCACTCCATGATTTTCTCCAATTTAGACTATAGCCATCATTTTCTCGATCTAACACATCTTGATTTGAATTCGTATTATTTAAATCTTTATAGACGTGATCTAAGTCGTTATCAATATGAATAGTACTAAAAGAAAATGAGTTCTCTTCATTTAAAAAATAGTTTAATTTTAAGTTATAATCTTTAAAATTGAAATCTTCTTCAGATATATCATTGTCTTCAATTGAAGTATTTTGAAAGACCTTATCTTCGAGTTTATGAAAAGTTTTAGTTTCGTAATAATCTTCATAAGACCTCCTAAAAGAAACTAATACACTTAATTTATCCTTTACTATTGGCACCTCAATATTTGCATCTGCACTTATACCATTAAAACCAAAACCAAAATGTGTTTTAGAAACAACCTCATTATTACTAGAGAGCTCAATTACACTAGAAATTCTCTCTCCAAATCGTGGATTTGTACCTTTGTTATGAAAAGTAATATTTTTAGTTATATAAGGGTTAAAAGGAGAGATCATACCAAATAAGTGTCCTGTATGATACATGGTTATATCATCCCAAATAATATGGTTTTGGTCTGGAGTACCACCTCTAACATGAAGTCCAGTAGCTGTTTCATTAGGGCTTATTACTCCTGGTAATTCTAATATACTTTCTAATACATCGGCCTCTGTTAAACCTGGTAAAATGTCTAACTTTTTTGGTTTAATAGTATAGGTTGCATTTTTACTTTTTGAAATACCATTAGCTAGATAGCTTTTTATAATTACTTCACTTAATTGTTCTAATATCTTTTCGGTTGTATCTTTTTGATTAATTATAATATAACGTTCATTTATAAACTTAAATTTAATATTTAAAATAGCTGAAAGCTCAAAAAGTATTTCTTT is part of the Polaribacter sp. SA4-10 genome and harbors:
- a CDS encoding FecR domain-containing protein; the protein is MKAILLALFLILYSTLAFSQEEPSILINFKNVPATEVIQILEKKFDVKISYLDESIENKTVSLNEKQRTLKEILFELSAILNIKFKFINERYIIINQKDTTEKILEQLSEVIIKSYLANGISKSKNATYTIKPKKLDILPGLTEADVLESILELPGVISPNETATGLHVRGGTPDQNHIIWDDITMYHTGHLFGMISPFNPYITKNITFHNKGTNPRFGERISSVIELSSNNEVVSKTHFGFGFNGISADANIEVPIVKDKLSVLVSFRRSYEDYYETKTFHKLEDKVFQNTSIEDNDISEEDFNFKDYNLKLNYFLNEENSFSFSTIHIDNDLDHVYKDLNNTNSNQDVLDRENDGYSLNWRKSWSENISQKTKISHSNYGLSYNFITNKNGSQVSDFNKENTIKETNFLTEFSLETEKANLFNFGYQSSFKNVKYSFIETKDLRYILDKNNSKVDTYSIFGNFSNRNFKYFDFDIGLRATYYNQLNAFRLEPRLLLLKNITQNLKFQFSGEIRNQIISQIEETVLSDLSLENKLWRLADGNTAPIINSKQISAGFLYQKNKWSFDIDTYIKNTSGITSLSLGFLSAGNNRFHNGRQKIFGTDIYVKKDFNRIKTWISYSFTDIKNKYDGINDNKYFTSSNEIRQALSTSIAYKTKNLQVALGWKWHTGKPYTISNVDPNDNSIVFDEINTGKLQNYHRLDLSSFYIFSFSKDSRLKGKIGFSIRNVYSQKNHIGRDYTGNNIPNDPILVLDKYAVNFVPNFLFRVDW